A single genomic interval of Adhaeribacter pallidiroseus harbors:
- a CDS encoding aldo/keto reductase, whose product MENHARSKPGYSRREATKLIAAVGASAFLPPTLNSAATPAPMLLRKIPATGELLPAVGLGTWQTFDVSPSATMRAPLKEVLQQFVTLGGKLIDSSPMYGESEVVVGDLAAELNVTKKLFMATKVWTQGQQAGITQMETSMREMRSKPLDLMQIHNLVDWQTHLKTLRGWKEAKRIRYIGLTHYLVSAHDNLEKIMRSEPIDFVQLNYNITTREAANRLLPLAQEKNIAVIVNRPFESGSLFSAVKDKPLPEWAQEFDCFSWGQFFLKYILGNPAITCVIPATSKIKHLVDNMQAGYGRLPDTLTRTRMEQFIQKLI is encoded by the coding sequence ATGGAAAACCATGCTCGCTCTAAACCCGGATACTCCCGCCGGGAAGCTACTAAACTGATCGCGGCGGTGGGCGCTTCGGCCTTTTTACCGCCAACACTTAACAGTGCAGCAACACCAGCTCCCATGCTGCTCCGCAAAATACCCGCTACCGGTGAGTTATTGCCTGCTGTAGGATTAGGTACCTGGCAAACTTTTGATGTGAGCCCGTCGGCAACCATGCGGGCCCCGTTAAAAGAAGTATTGCAGCAGTTTGTAACTTTAGGGGGCAAGTTAATAGATTCGTCACCAATGTACGGAGAGTCGGAAGTGGTGGTGGGCGACTTGGCGGCGGAACTTAACGTTACCAAAAAACTATTTATGGCTACTAAAGTCTGGACCCAGGGGCAACAAGCCGGAATTACCCAGATGGAAACCTCGATGCGCGAAATGCGCAGCAAGCCCTTAGACTTAATGCAAATTCATAACCTGGTAGACTGGCAAACCCATTTAAAAACCTTGCGCGGCTGGAAAGAGGCTAAACGTATCCGGTACATTGGCCTAACGCACTACTTGGTTAGCGCACACGATAACCTGGAAAAAATCATGCGCTCGGAGCCCATCGACTTTGTGCAGCTTAATTACAATATTACCACCCGCGAAGCCGCTAACCGGTTATTGCCTTTGGCCCAAGAAAAAAACATCGCCGTAATTGTAAACCGGCCTTTTGAAAGTGGCAGTTTGTTTAGTGCAGTTAAAGATAAACCTTTACCGGAGTGGGCCCAGGAGTTTGATTGTTTTAGTTGGGGTCAGTTTTTTCTGAAGTATATATTAGGTAACCCCGCTATCACCTGTGTTATTCCGGCTACCTCTAAGATAAAACACCTGGTTGATAACATGCAAGCTGGTTATGGTCGCTTGCCCGATACCCTTACCCGTACCCGGATGGAGCAATTTATTCAAAAACTGATTTAA
- a CDS encoding metallophosphoesterase family protein encodes MNRYAISDIHGCAKTFRFLVEERLQLQLTDQLYLLGDYIDRGPDSKGVLDFMMELQAKNFKITALMGNHENLLLQAPENPQYLTTWLRNGGQTTLQSFNAPQVADISAKYLNFIAKLDYYHELPDYLLVHAGFNFKAANPFTDFEAMIWIRHFEVKEKFTQGRRIVHGHTPTMASEIMASIGPPAESVINIDGGCVYSWPPGLGKLVALNLDTLEVIMVDNRDDF; translated from the coding sequence TTGAATCGATACGCTATTTCCGATATTCATGGTTGTGCTAAAACTTTTCGGTTTCTGGTAGAAGAACGTTTGCAACTGCAACTTACCGATCAGCTTTACCTGCTGGGCGATTACATTGATCGTGGCCCGGATTCAAAGGGAGTGCTGGATTTTATGATGGAATTGCAAGCCAAAAATTTTAAAATAACGGCGTTAATGGGCAACCATGAAAACTTATTGCTGCAAGCCCCGGAAAACCCGCAGTATTTAACAACCTGGCTGCGCAACGGCGGACAAACCACCTTGCAAAGTTTTAATGCGCCGCAGGTAGCGGATATTTCGGCAAAGTACCTAAATTTTATAGCTAAGTTGGATTATTACCACGAGTTGCCCGATTACCTACTGGTACACGCCGGTTTTAATTTTAAAGCGGCGAATCCGTTTACCGATTTCGAGGCAATGATTTGGATCCGGCACTTTGAGGTGAAAGAAAAATTTACACAAGGCCGGCGGATTGTGCACGGGCATACGCCCACCATGGCTTCCGAAATTATGGCCAGTATTGGCCCACCTGCCGAGTCAGTGATTAATATTGATGGCGGTTGTGTGTATTCCTGGCCCCCGGGCTTAGGCAAACTCGTAGCTTTAAATCTAGATACCTTAGAGGTAATAATGGTGGATAACCGCGATGACTTTTAG
- a CDS encoding RtcB family protein produces the protein MVNKKLTGHDLMELGFPAGRSINLAISLMQKHYGHLSPAAQLDVLRQALLAPDKFVTHTVLGEIIAALAKQHPERGEVTLHVQPKPYAVFGDSLIEADAKEQMNLAMRLPVTVHGALMPDTHKGHGLPIGGVLATAGVVIPYAVGMDIACRMHFTLYPVPAAVLEQKKQQFKQMLQDQTRFGVNTGFEKPREHRVLDRPEFNQIKILQQLKMRAAHQLGSSGTGNHFVEFGTVTLNANQNSFNLPAGEYVGILSHSGARSLGKNIAAYYTQIAMDTCRLPVEAKYLAWLDLQTQAGQEYWLAMQIANEYALACHEQIHERLSASFGEKPVARVDSPHNFAWQEHYQGQDVIVHRKGAAKAAAGMVNIIPGSMTQPGYLVQGLGNKAAMDSSSHGAGRALSAKQAAQVLYQTEMNGLVKAFGVELIGGSLQESPMAYKNMHYVIESQLQQVEVLGTFAPRIVRMDR, from the coding sequence ATGGTCAATAAAAAATTAACGGGACACGACCTGATGGAGTTAGGTTTTCCCGCCGGCAGATCTATTAATTTAGCTATCAGCCTCATGCAGAAACATTACGGTCACTTGTCTCCAGCGGCCCAGTTAGATGTACTCAGGCAAGCCTTACTGGCCCCAGATAAGTTTGTAACGCATACGGTACTGGGCGAAATTATTGCGGCTCTGGCCAAACAGCATCCAGAGCGGGGCGAAGTAACCTTGCACGTACAGCCAAAGCCTTACGCCGTATTTGGAGATAGCTTAATTGAAGCCGATGCTAAAGAACAAATGAATTTAGCGATGCGCTTGCCCGTAACGGTGCACGGCGCCTTAATGCCCGATACCCATAAAGGCCACGGTTTACCCATTGGCGGCGTTTTAGCTACCGCCGGTGTAGTTATTCCGTACGCCGTAGGCATGGACATTGCCTGCCGCATGCACTTTACGTTATATCCGGTGCCGGCAGCAGTGTTGGAGCAAAAAAAGCAACAATTCAAACAAATGCTGCAAGACCAAACCCGCTTTGGTGTAAATACCGGCTTTGAAAAACCCCGGGAGCACCGCGTTTTAGACCGGCCGGAGTTTAACCAAATTAAAATTTTACAGCAACTAAAAATGCGGGCCGCTCACCAACTGGGCAGCTCGGGTACCGGCAACCACTTTGTCGAGTTTGGGACTGTAACGCTAAACGCTAACCAAAACAGCTTTAACTTACCCGCCGGAGAATATGTCGGCATTTTGTCGCATTCGGGCGCGCGTAGTTTAGGTAAAAACATTGCGGCTTATTATACGCAAATTGCCATGGATACGTGCCGCTTACCCGTAGAAGCAAAATACCTGGCCTGGCTGGATTTGCAAACCCAGGCCGGTCAGGAATACTGGCTAGCCATGCAAATTGCCAACGAATACGCCTTGGCTTGCCACGAGCAAATTCACGAGCGGTTAAGCGCCAGTTTCGGAGAAAAGCCGGTGGCCCGCGTAGATAGCCCGCATAATTTTGCCTGGCAGGAACACTACCAAGGACAGGATGTAATTGTGCACCGGAAAGGGGCGGCTAAAGCCGCTGCCGGTATGGTTAACATCATACCGGGGTCCATGACCCAGCCCGGTTACCTCGTTCAGGGACTTGGCAACAAAGCCGCCATGGATTCCTCGTCGCACGGGGCCGGACGGGCCTTGTCGGCTAAACAAGCGGCGCAGGTGCTGTATCAAACCGAGATGAACGGCCTGGTAAAAGCTTTTGGCGTGGAACTGATTGGCGGCAGCTTACAAGAATCGCCGATGGCTTATAAAAATATGCATTACGTCATAGAAAGCCAGTTGCAGCAAGTAGAAGTATTAGGCACCTTTGCGCCCCGTATTGTGCGCATGGATCGTTAA
- a CDS encoding 1-phosphofructokinase family hexose kinase: MKIVTLTINPALDKSTHVEKFEPEHKLRCAAPIFEPGGGGINVTRAIRNLGGDSLAYYLSGGATGQVLQQLLDDEGITHMPIPSVKWTRENFSVTETSTDKQYRFGMPGSVIPEYEWQYSLIKLEKTLPKPEYIVASGSLPRGVPNDFYARVATIAKKIGAKLILDTSGEALMQAAGIGVYLLKPNLNELAMLAGKTDIQDGEIEQFGKQLLANGMCEVLVVSMGGEGAMLITKDQVEHIPAPKVKTRSTVGAGDSMVAGLVYKLSLGWSLSDSVKYGVAAGAAAVMSPGSELCRRDEVEELYKWIKAQNLVVTNA, from the coding sequence ATGAAAATCGTTACCTTAACTATAAACCCGGCTTTAGACAAAAGCACGCACGTCGAAAAGTTTGAGCCGGAACATAAATTGCGTTGTGCCGCCCCTATTTTTGAACCCGGTGGCGGCGGAATTAACGTTACCCGGGCCATTCGCAATTTGGGGGGTGACTCCCTGGCTTACTACTTATCGGGGGGCGCCACCGGCCAGGTACTGCAACAATTACTCGATGACGAAGGCATTACCCACATGCCTATTCCTTCGGTAAAATGGACCCGCGAAAATTTTTCGGTAACCGAAACCAGTACCGATAAACAATACCGCTTTGGGATGCCGGGCTCCGTTATTCCGGAATACGAGTGGCAATACAGCCTGATAAAATTAGAAAAAACGCTACCCAAACCCGAGTATATTGTGGCGAGCGGCTCGTTGCCCCGCGGCGTTCCCAACGATTTTTACGCCCGGGTAGCTACTATTGCCAAAAAAATCGGAGCGAAGTTAATACTAGATACCTCCGGCGAAGCTTTAATGCAGGCGGCTGGTATTGGCGTTTATTTACTAAAACCAAACCTGAACGAATTAGCCATGCTGGCCGGTAAAACCGATATCCAGGATGGTGAAATTGAACAATTTGGGAAACAATTGCTGGCGAATGGCATGTGCGAAGTATTGGTGGTTTCTATGGGTGGGGAAGGCGCGATGTTGATTACCAAAGACCAGGTGGAACATATTCCGGCCCCGAAGGTAAAAACCCGCAGCACGGTAGGTGCCGGCGATAGCATGGTAGCCGGCTTAGTTTACAAATTGTCTTTAGGCTGGTCTTTAAGCGATTCGGTGAAATACGGGGTGGCCGCCGGAGCCGCGGCGGTGATGTCGCCGGGTTCGGAGTTATGCCGCCGCGACGAAGTAGAAGAACTGTACAAATGGATTAAAGCGCAGAATCTGGTAGTAACGAATGCGTAG